In Horticoccus luteus, the following proteins share a genomic window:
- a CDS encoding efflux RND transporter periplasmic adaptor subunit, producing MKTGIGRCFPRIRMQLAAVGLALVAGWSAGCDRSAEGKGKADEAPPVPVQTAVAVQRDVPRTVDSIGAVQALRTVAIKSQVDGIIAQIHFREGDEVKAGDLLVTLDRRPFENSLRIARASLANAQAEAEKATADLNRYKRLQEQQAISQEQFAELSTKAATTEAQLQGAQAGVANAELQLGYTEIRAPIAGRTGQLILHEGALVKANDVNQSIVTVNQLTPMGVAYAVPEDALPEIRAALAQHRVHVTVADRAESTTPIEGKLEFVDNAVDATTGTITLKATFPNEDHSLWPGQFVHVTTETGVDRGAVVVPTAAVENGQSGSQVFVVDAAHKVALRPVKIERTTGDFALVTGVQAGETVVTDGQLRLVPGVRVEAKDLSGQAPAAEAEAAR from the coding sequence ATGAAAACTGGAATCGGTCGGTGTTTTCCGCGGATCCGGATGCAACTGGCGGCGGTGGGGCTGGCGCTGGTGGCCGGGTGGTCGGCCGGGTGCGACCGAAGCGCCGAGGGCAAAGGCAAGGCGGACGAGGCGCCGCCGGTGCCGGTGCAAACGGCGGTCGCGGTGCAGCGCGACGTGCCGCGGACGGTCGATTCGATCGGCGCGGTGCAGGCGTTGCGCACGGTGGCGATCAAGTCGCAGGTGGACGGGATCATTGCGCAGATTCATTTCCGCGAAGGCGACGAAGTGAAGGCAGGCGATCTGCTCGTGACGCTCGACCGGCGGCCGTTTGAAAACAGCCTGCGGATCGCGCGCGCCAGTCTCGCGAATGCGCAGGCCGAAGCGGAAAAGGCGACGGCGGACCTTAATCGTTACAAGCGCCTGCAGGAGCAGCAGGCGATTTCGCAGGAGCAGTTTGCCGAGCTGTCGACGAAGGCGGCGACGACCGAAGCGCAGTTGCAAGGCGCGCAGGCGGGGGTGGCCAACGCGGAGCTGCAACTGGGTTACACGGAAATTCGGGCGCCGATCGCCGGGCGCACGGGGCAGTTGATTCTACACGAAGGTGCGCTGGTGAAAGCGAACGATGTGAACCAATCGATCGTGACGGTGAACCAGCTCACGCCGATGGGCGTGGCCTACGCGGTGCCGGAGGATGCGTTGCCCGAAATCCGCGCGGCGCTCGCGCAGCATCGCGTGCATGTGACCGTGGCGGATCGCGCGGAGAGCACGACGCCGATCGAGGGCAAGCTGGAGTTTGTCGACAACGCCGTCGACGCGACGACGGGCACGATCACGTTGAAGGCGACTTTCCCGAACGAGGATCACTCGTTGTGGCCGGGGCAATTCGTGCATGTGACGACGGAGACCGGCGTCGATCGCGGGGCAGTCGTGGTGCCGACCGCGGCGGTGGAAAACGGGCAAAGCGGGTCGCAGGTGTTCGTCGTGGATGCGGCGCACAAGGTGGCTTTGCGCCCGGTGAAAATCGAGCGCACGACCGGGGATTTTGCGCTCGTGACCGGAGTGCAGGCGGGTGAAACGGTGGTGACGGACGGGCAGTTGCGACTCGTGCCGGGAGTGCGCGTCGAGGCGAAGGATCTCAGCGGCCAGGCGCCGGCGGCGGAGGCGGAGGCAGCGCGATGA